Below is a genomic region from Mustela lutreola isolate mMusLut2 chromosome 1, mMusLut2.pri, whole genome shotgun sequence.
ctttgtgtacggtctaagagaatggtcgagtttcattcttctacatatagctgtccagttttcccagcaccatttattgaagagacagtcttttttccactgtatattttttcccgttttgtcgaagattatttgcccatagagttgagggtccatatctgggctctctactctgttctactggtctatgtgtctgtttttatgccagtaccatgctgtcttggtgatcacagcttaccctaaagatacagatgtagtgaaaagaagggccatctgtaccccaatgtttatagcagcaatggccacggtcgccaaactgtggaaagaaccaagatgcccttcaacagatgaatggataaggaagatgtggtccatatacactatgaagtattatgcctccatcagaaaggacgaatacccaacttttgtagcaacatagacaggactggaagagattatgctgagtgaaataagtcaaacagagagagtcaattatcatatggtttcacttatttgtggagcataacaaatagcatggaggacatggggagttagagcggagaagggagttgggggaaattggaaggtgaggtcaaccatgagagactatggactctgaaaaacaatctgagggttttgaaggggcggggggtgggaggttggggtgccaggtgatgggtattatagagggcatggattgcatggagcactgggtgtggtgcaaaaataatgaatactgttatgctgaaaataaataaaaaataaatttaaaaaaagtacactAATGGGGCAACTATGAAATTTTAATCTGTAGATTTTATAAGAACATTGTATCAACATTAACTTCCTGATTTTGATCACTGTACCATGGTAGTATAAGAAAAtgctttatgttttgttttgaagtggTTAAGCCTCATGTCTGCAAGTTACTCTCaaacacctttttattttatttttattttttatttttaaagattttatttatttatttgacagagagaaatcacaagtagatggagaggcgagcagagagagagagagagggaagcaggctccccgccgagcagagtgcccgatgcgagacttgatcccaggaccctgagatcatgacctgagccgaaggcagcggcttaacccactgagccacccaggcgcccctcaaacacCTTTTTAAAAGCAAGCTGGAGAGTTGTTAATTTAGGAAATCGCAATGAGAGTATATAAGAATTCTTTGTaacttttatgtaaattataaaaatagataacctcaaacaaaaaaattagaagacagaTCTAATATAGTACTCCTTCTAGTacctctattctattttttttcaagattttatttatttatttgagagagagtgagagagaaaatgaatgagcattcgagaggcggagggagaagcacactccccactgagcagggagcccaaagctggctccatcctgggattgaggatcatgacctgaaccaaaatgctaacacaactgagccatccaggcactcctccaCAGTAACTTATGTTGTTCAAAATTATAACCAGGATGGAAGAGAGTTTATGTTAAAATTTCtctaaattgaaaaagaaaagtatgctGAGCTAATCTTTTCACTGGTATGTTCCTGGCATGTTGTATAActgcataataatttttttctgttgacaAGAGGAACAACTAAACATTTGAAAACTACGCTGacctattatatttattttataggcttttttttaaaaaaaacctactctgggggggtgcctgcgtggtccagtgggtaaagcctctgccttttactcaggtcataatctcggggtactgggattgagccctgcatcgggctctctgctccacggggagcctgcttcccctttctctctgcctgcctctgtctgcttgtgatctctctctcaaataaataaataaaatcttaaaaaaaacccaccctactctgggggtgcctgggtggctcagttggttaagcatctgccttcagctcaggtcatgatcctggggttctgggatcgagccctgcattgaggtCTTGGCTCAGCCGGGaatctgctcctccctttccctctgcttgtgctctctccttctctctttctctctctcaagtaaataaataaaatctttaaaaaaaaacaaacaaacaaccctcctatgtgccagtcactgtgctagatgctgggataaagaaataaaacaaacatggtATGTGACCTAAAGGATCTTACAGATTagtataggggtgtgtgtgtgtgtgtgtgtgtgtgtgttataccATTGTACATGATGGATGAATTGGCTAATACGGGTACAGGGAAAAGGAGGGAGTTACAAGAATCTTCATAAGAGGAATTGTTGAAACTTGGTCTTAACAGTGAGTAAGTGCTTTAGATGCACAAACGGAGAAAAGGATATTTGGGGCGGGTGTCACGGCATGAGCAAAGGACATGGAGCTATAAAACAGCCTAGAGTATTAGTGGGACAGCAAATAATTCCGAACGGCTGAATACAAGATGGGAAGTGGCATAGTGAGAAGATGCTGGAGAGGCAGAGGTTAGTTTTTTGAGGGCCTTGTAAGCTGTTGTGCCAAGAACCTTTGCATAATCCAGTGGAAGTGGGGTTGGGAGTTCTTGGCCGTTTGTCTGTGTCTATGAATATCTAACTTGTTAAGCGATCATACACAAAGCAAGGTACATCGAAGTAGGTCACTCCATTCCCACAAGATGGTTTGTGTTAATTATAACAACGGGACAAAACAGAGAATGGAACGTTCTACCATTTTTATATCTTACAGTATGACACGAGAAATACTGACATCTTTCTACTTTGTTATATTGCCGTACGAGATTGGAGGAGACTTGACTTTCAATGCATCAAATGAGAAAGGTCAAGCTGTCAATGAATGTTCTCACTGTCAATTGTCTTTGCAGTCACTGCAGGGAGAGAAATAGTGGCTCAATTAGGACCACAGTGCTTGGCTGTGAATGCACCTCTTTTTTGTTTGCCTCTTGTATATTAGGGTTACATGGGGTCAAAAATCTGtctcccatttttaaaagagttcaACAGCAAAGGAGAGAAACCTTGCAATCAGAAGCTTAAAGAATGTGGAGGAAATAGATGGTGGTTACTTGAGATTATCTTGGGTAAAAATAAAGGAGCCTcagggaaaaaatatttctgatttattCTGTCTCAGCATCCTGAACTTCGATTTACTCTGGTATAATAAAGACatataaagagaatgaaaagataagccacgaactgggaaaactttcaaaagacatatctgataaaggacagtTATTCAAAATGTTCAGAGTCTTAAagctcaacagtaagaaaatgaataatccaactttaaaaatgtgcaaaagatctgaactgacacctcaccaaagataatatacagatagcaaataaaCATACGAAAAAATGCTCAACTTCATATACCATTAGGAACTTGCAAGTTAAAATAAGGAGATAACGACAGCGCCTACTAGAATGGTGAAAATCCAAGAGGCagacaataccaaatgttggcaaggatgtagagcaacAGGAATTATTCATCACTGTTGGAAAcacaaaatggtacagtcactttggaagacagttcgacagtttcttataaaactaaatacactcttaccatatgatctgcAATCacattccttggtatttacccaaatgaattaaaaatgtatgtccacataaaaacctgcgtatgaatgtttgtagcagctttTTTCATagttgccaaaacttggaagcaaccaagatgtcactcaataggtaaatggataaataaattacggtatatccagaaaataaaatattcaacagtaaaaagaaatgagctatcaaatcatgaaaagatacagagaaaccttaaatgcatatggCTAAGTTAAAGAAGCCAATCCGAGaaggttacatactgtatgattccaactatatgacattcaggaaaaggcaaaactagggCAAAGTAAAAATTTCTGTGGTTTCCAAGGGTTAGATGAGAGGAAGGGATGAGCAAGTAAAGCACAGGAGATTACtcgggcagtgaaactattctgtatgataccataatggtggatacatgtcattacacatttgtcccaTCCCACAGAACACCAGTGGGATGGTAAAtagtgggacttctcagcctccataccCATATGTGCTGATCCtcattatattcatatatatgtatatatatatatatatacatatatatgaatgggTTGAGACTCAACCcaaatattcacatatatatatgtatatacgtgtatgtgtgtgtgtgtgtgtatttgtgtgtgtgtgtatatacacacacacaaatacacacacacgtatatatatatatatatatatatatatatatctgtctcTGGAGAACCAGAGAATCCCAGCTAATTCAGACAGTACCTGCCACATAGTGGACCTTTGATaaattattttggggcacctgagtggttgagttggtcaagtgtctgccttctgtttgGGTCATATCTTAGAGACCTGGGAtccagcaagaagtctgcttctccccacccccaacactgcctctaccccctgcttgtgctttttctctcaaataaataaataaaatcttattttaattacatttttaaaatattttttatttttataagtgaaaaatggaaatttctttgTTTGAAACTTCCATTACTTTACTATTgttattttatgtgtttgttaaccaactgcattttcttctttatgaatttcatatttttttcatttacttattagaCCCTTTATTTCAATGAACTCATTATAATTGTAATGTGTTAATAAAATTATTGTGATTTTTGTTCCTAAAATAGATGTCATCAAATAAAGGCAACCActggcaaaataaatatttgtaattgcgGAAAGAAAAGTACAAGCAGGAGTATTAGTTCAAATACTGAATAATGCCATCTagtggaaaattaattttaacttctttttctgaATCAAAGATACCCAAATTTCAAGGCCCCTAATTTGGTATTtatgggacttcattaaaatatatattctagccTCTAATCTGCCCCAGGATCTCTAACTCTAATGTGTATGATAGCTAAAGAGCATTGTGTTAGTATTATGCACATTGTGTTAGTATTATGCACACCATAAAAATTCCATGTTGGTTAAAATTAAGGCTCAGTGGTACACTGTgagttcactttcttttttttttaaatttttttagtagatcttatttatttatttgacagacagagatcacaagtaggcagagaggcagggaggggtgggggggaagcaggctccccactgagcagagagcctgatacagggctcgatcccagaaccctgggatcatgacctgagctgaagacagaggctttaacccactgagccacccaagtgcccctattttcTAACCAGAATTTTCACCAACTTCACCACAATAAGTCATTTTGCAGCTGCTAGCATTTTTCAACATGTAATCTATGCCAGCCCCCTGTGCTAACTGCTTcccttgtattattttatttatgccaGCCCCCTGTGCTAACTGCTTcccttgtattattttatttaatcctttcaaCAACTTTTgtaaggtaggtactattattgtgATATCTTACAGATGACAAGATTGGGGCAGAGAGTTTAAGTACCTTCTCCAACATCACACAGCTGTACCTGAGCCCATCACATGATTATAATGTGCACAGGGCTCTGCGATGGAGCTCATGGTCATGCCAATAGCAAAAAAGGACTAATGATGTTACAGTTCATTTCTGTCATCTACATTCAGCTTAGCATACCGTAGAAATGAGTTATATTCCTTCATTACTAAGGACTACTTAACGACATTTTGTAACTTAATATTTACATGATTTGGACTAATATATCACACACTCAGATGTTCCTAACTATTGGTTATTGATCTTCGGTTTTATAAATTTGAAGATGTTTTCAATGCTTTGCTGTTACTCTCCGTTTCCCCCCAATACTAACATAAGTGAAAGTAAACTGACCTGCTTTGAACCTTCTAGGTAGAGGCAACCTGGAACTAATTTATTTATAACTGTTTAGAAAACCCAGGTGATAGGGATCTGTCAGCCAGGCTAGCCAAATTAAGGCTAATGAAACTGGTCTCAAGCATAGGTGTCTGCCTCTACCCTCCAAAGGCTAAGACACTAGGCCTGCCCAACCTGGCCTGGGTCCACTCAGTGCTGGCAGAAGTCAAACTCTTCTCCCCTATTGCTCGCTGAAACATAGTTAGAATTTATCTCTTATAATCAACTCCTTCTGTAGGGCCCAAAGTATCAACTAACTACAACTGAAAAATTAATTCCTCCTACTGCCTTCATAGGAAATAATGTGAAAGTAAACATAGGAACTTTACAATAGTTCATCTTGAGGCTACATCCCTGAAAACTGCCTGATGCTGAAATCTTCTGAACATTAGTGAACAAAGAGCATCAAATAATGTAGTGGACTTTTAAACATAGAGTAAACTATAAaaatttctcaatttattttcagattaCTGAGTGGATGAAATATCTGCAAATATCATCTTGTATCTGTATCTCTGTGTCCCTCACTCCCACAGCCCTATCTCCCAAGAGTCCAAACTGTAAAAACCATAAAGTCCAAGGAAACCAAAAAGGTTCAAGTCCATATTCAGcaaaacaaagggggaaaaaattgatGACTAACAAAGAATCTGCTACCAGACTGTAAagaacagaggaaataaaaataacaatagagaACATTAACTGAGCACTAATTTGTCCCAAGCATTTTCCTAAATGTTCTTTGCATGCATGATCCCGTTTTAATCCCCACAAGGAGGAGATTTCACGAGGTAAATGCCATTATCTTATTACACGGGTAAAGGAACAGTAGTTAAGTCATTCGCTGGAGTCGCATAGCTAGTAAAACATGCGCCAGAGCCCACATCTACCACACTGTAACAAAGATCAAACCCGCGATCACTTCCTTAGAGCGCCAGAGGCAAACTTGGGGCGAAAAATCCTTTAAATGGATTTCCCACTCAACTAATGGACACCTGCTCGATTACACAGTTCCTTAGAGAACTCGCTGTCTGCAAGGTCATTTATGAACTGGTTGAGCTTTATTATGCGGTTCAAGTCACAGTAAGTCCCACAGGGTAAGAATCTGGACATCGTGGAGCTTAAGAGGCCTGTGGTATTCTTTCCAGGTTCTAAAGTTTTGATTTAATAAGAAAAGGGGCGGGGAGACAAACGAGGTTACAGGAGCTTTGGTAAAGATTTACGTAGGACAAATCAATGCTTTTAACATACCCAGTGTGACAATGTGGTTGAAACCTCCTTTTGGAGATAACCACGTAGGTGCAGGGTTATCATTGTGACTTTGAGGTCCGGCCACTGGCTTCCTGGCACCCCTGCGAGAAGCCCTGGCGTAAGCTCAAAATACCCCAATTTAAGCATCGGTTTTGTTTGCAATTCGTAAATGCGGTGGCACAGTCGCTAGAGTCCTCCGGCTGCAGGCCACGCCCATAACTATCGAGTGGTGCCACAGGAAAAGCAGTCGGTCAGGAGCACCCCCGGAACCAAAGCGCTAGCTCCTGCCGGCCCGGGGACTACGTTTGCGCAGCACCGGGGGCGGGGGCTGGCCGGCGGTGGGGCTGACGGCGCGGGCTCGGGCTGAAGGGGCCCGGGCTGGCGGAGGGCGCCGTGCGGTGCAGTGTGGCGACGGCGGCCTACCGGACCATGCTGAGCGGAGCGTGCGGCTGGCTCGCCTCAGCGCTGCGGGGTCCACGCGTGCCGCCGTTCGCGGTCGCCCGTAGGTGCCTTCACGCGTCGGGGGCACGGCGGTCCGCGGACAAGAGCGAGAGGTCCGGGGACCCGCCCCGCGCCTTCGACCCGGCGCTGCTCGAGTTCCTGGTGTGCCCGCTCTCCAAGAAGCCGCTCAGGTGAGATTGGCCGGCTGCGGGTTTGCGTACGCGCCCTccgggggccgggccgggccgggccgggccgggcgggggcgggtgGGCCGCGCGGCAGCCCTTCGGTCGGGCCGGGTGTTTGCCGCTGCCATTTTCCGGCTCCGGGCGGACCAGCCACCGCGCAGCTCCTACTGCGGCGGGAAGGGCGGGAGGAGACCGGAGGGGAGCCGAGCCCCGGGGCCTCCCGCATCAAGCCGCCCACCCGCAGGGATGGGTCGGGGCGTTTACAGGTTCACCACTGGCCGCGCCGTGGATTCCCCAGGGAACTTTTTATTAAATGCCGATTCCCGGGCACCACCCCAGGGCGACCCAGTCCGCCGGTCTGGGGGCGGGACTAGAGCTAGGAGTTTTTTTTAGAAGGCCCCGCAGCGGTTCGGTTGTACCGCCGGGTTTATGAACTGTTGGTCCGAGGCGTGTGAAAATGG
It encodes:
- the PYURF gene encoding protein preY, mitochondrial; amino-acid sequence: MLSGACGWLASALRGPRVPPFAVARRCLHASGARRSADKSERSGDPPRAFDPALLEFLVCPLSKKPLRYEASTNELINEELGIAYPIIDGIPNMIPQAARMTHQSKKQEEMEQH